Below is a window of Tautonia marina DNA.
CATCATGCAACTACTCGACCGTACGGTCGGCACGAACTTCTTCACCCCGCCCGACTGGTCGGTCGCCGGCGGTCCCGAGCGGGTCGGCGGTGGCCACCCCTTGCTCTGGCAACACCTGTTCTGGTTCTACAGCCACCCGGCGGTTTACGTGATGATCCTCCCGGCCATGGGGATCGTCTCCGACATCATCTCGACCTTCAGCCGTAAGCCGCTGTTCGGCTACAAGCCTATGGTCTTCGCCGTCGGCGGCATTGCCTTGCTCGGCTTCATCGTCTGGGGACACCACATGTTCCAGTCGGGAATGAATCCGGCCCTCGGGGCCACCTTCATGCTCTCGACCATGCTCATCGCCTTGCCCTCGGCCATCAAAACGTTCAACTGGCTGGGCACGATGTGGGGCGGGAGCATCCACTTTACCTCGGCCATGCTCAACGCCATCGCCTTCGTGGCCATGTTCGTCATCGGCGGCCTGTCCGGCATCTTCATGGCCGCCACCCCGACCGACATCCACATCCACGACACCTATTTCATCGTCGCCCACATCCACTACGTCCTGTTCGGCGGCAGCACCTTCGGCATCTTTGCGGCACTCTTTTACTGGTTTCCGAAGATGTTCGGCCGCATGATGAACGAGACGCTCGGTAAGATTCACTTCGTCCTCTCGTTCCTCTTCTTCAACGGCACCTTCTTCCCAATGCACATTGTCGGCATGCACGCCCAACCGCGCCGCTACGCCGACTACACCGGCTACGAACTGTTCAACAACGACGCGATCATCGGCATGAACCAGTTCATGACCATCTGCGCGATCGGTCTTGGCTTGGCACAGCTCATCCTTGTCTACAATTTCTTTGCCAGCCTGATCGCCGGGCGCAAGGCCACCGCCAACCCCTGGTACGCCAACTCCCTGGAATGGCAAACCGCTTCGCCGCCGCCGCACTACAATTTCGCCCGTATCCCGACGGTCTACCACCCGGCCTACGAGTACAGCTTGCCCGAGTTTGAAGCCGATTACCTGCCGCAAACCGAGCCGAGACCCTCGGAGTCCGAGCCGCTCGACTCGGTCATGGCCTGACAACGCTTCCCTTTCGCAAGCCCATGCCCGGCCCTTTGAAACCTCAAAGGCCGGGCCCGTGTCCGAGTCCTCTCCCAATCCTCTCCGCCCGGATCGTCCCGAGCCGAACCAGGTTCCTTCCATGGACCCATCGAACGACGCTTCCCGATCTCCGGCTTCCCCCACCGGGCCGACCCCTTACCAGGCCGGTCCCTACTGGGTTGCGCTGCTGGCGACCGCCGTGACCTGGCCCTTGCTCTTCGTCGGCGGCTTGGTGACGACCTACCGCGTCGGCATGGCCGTGCCCGACTGGCCCACGACGTTCGGCATCAACATGTTCCTGTATAACTTCTGGACCTCCTCCTGGGGCGTCTACATCGAGCATGCCCACCGCTTGCTCGGCTCCTTCGCGGGGATCGGCTGCATCATCCTGGCCTTCTGGTTCACCGGCGCCGCCGGTTGGCGGACCTGGCGGGCAGCGGGGGTTGCCGTCGCTGGGGCGGTCGCCCTGGCCGCGGCCCTGATCGGCCTGGCCGGCACCGAATCGTTCCTGGCGGTGATCATTGCCCTGGGAATCGCCGGATCGCTGCTGTCCCTCTGGTACGCCGCCGTCGAGCGCAAGGGGCTGCCCGCCCTCGGCTGGCTCGCCTTAACGGCCGTCATCCTTCAGGGAGCCCTCGGCGGCTATCGGGTCCGCCTCAACTCGACCGACCTGGCCGCCGTCCACGGTTGCACCGGTCAGGCCTTTTTCGCCCTCATGGTTGCCCTCTGCGTCATCACCGGACGCCGCTGGCGATCGGCCGAACCGAAGTTGCCCGACACCCTTCACCTGCGCGGCCTGACCTTCGGCGTGGCCGTCCTCGTGTATACTCAAATCGTCGCCGGCGCGCTGCTCCGACACCGAAGTCTTGGCCTGGAAGTCCACAGCACCCTGGCGGTGGTCGTGTTGCTGGCCGTGGTGGCGATTTCGTGGATGGTCCTGAAGCGTCGGGCCGTGTATCCTGGTCTTGCCCCATCTGCCCGGGCCATGATCGCCCTGGTCGTTGTGCAAGTGACGCTCGGCATCGCCTCCTGGTGGGTCCTTCGGCCGTTCGACGGCATCCCCCGCCCGGTCACCCGAGGCCAGGCCGTTGTTCGCACCGCCCATCAGGCCAACGGCGCCTTGTTGCTCGCCGCCTCGACTGTCCTCGCGCTTCGAGCGTCCCGACAGTTTCGATCCGCCCGGACCTCTGAATCGTCCTTGACCCCGACCGCTCCCGCTTCGCGCGACCTGGAGGCCGCGATCCGATGAACACGGCCACGCCGATCGCTCCCCCGGCCTCCGATGCCCGACCGCGTCCCGTCCCCGTCGAGGTGACGCGTGACCGCGGCGTATCGGCCGCGGCCACCCCCCGAGCAATCGACGATTACATCGCCCTGACAAAGCCGAAAATCGTCTTCCTCGTCCTTGTGACCGTCACCGTCGGCTATCTGCTCGGGGCCCGAGGCGGCTCGTCCCCCCTCTGGCTGGCCGCCACCCTGCTCGGAACCGCCCTCGTCGCCGCCGGCGGCAGTGTCTGGAACCAGGTCATCGAACGTTCCCGAGACGCCCGGATGCGCCGCACCGCTCGCCGCCCGTTGCCAAGCGGGCGAATCGGCTTGAACCCTGCTGCGCTCTTCGGTTCGGTCCTGACTCTGCTGGGCCTGGTCATCCTCGCCCTCGGGCCGCACCCAATTGCCGCGGCCGTGGCCGGCGTGACCTTCGTTCTCTATGCCTTCGTCTATACCCTGCTCAAGCCGGTCACGACCCTGAATACGGCCATCGGCGCCGTGCCGGGAGCCCTGCCACCTGTCATCGGCTGGGCCGCGGCCACCGGGCAGCTCAGCATCGAGGCCTGGGCCCTGTTCCTTATCGTCTTCCTCTGGCAGTTCCCGCACTTCCTGGCCATTGCCTGGATCTACCGAGACGACTACGCTCGGGGCGGCCACCGCATGCTCCCCTGTGTCGATCCCTTCGGCGTTCTGACCGCTCGTCAGGCCGTCGGGCATGCCCTGGTCCTCGTGCCGGTCGGCCTCCTGCCGGTGGCGATCGGCCTGGCCGGGCCGTTTTACTTCGTCGGGGCCTTGCTCCTGGGCCTCTACTACCTGGCCGGGGCGGTGCGGTTCTGGCAGCATGTGTCCGACGCGACGGCCCGACGCCTGCTCGGTGCCTCGTTCCTCTACCTGCCCGCAATCCTGCTCCTGCTCCTGCTCAACCCGCTGCCGGCCTGAGCCGAGCCGACTTGGCTTGCTCCGGGCCGATTTGAGACGCGACGTGCCCGGCCCGATCCGGGTCTCCTCACGCAACGGAACGACCGATGGCCGAGACACCCCCCTTTGGCGAGGAACCGACCGGCGCTCCTCACGACCACGAGCACCCCTCCGCCGGTCATTCGGGGCACCCCAGCCCGCCGCCCGCTACCCCCGGCAAGGTGGCCCTGTGGCTCTTTCTCGCCACCGAGGTCATGTTCTTCACCGGCCTGATCGGCTCGTACGTGGTCCTCCGCGCGGGCAGCCCTCCCGCCTCGTACAGCAACCTGTTTGCCCCCGAAACCGACCTGACCAACCGGCAAGACGCCCAGGGAGTCGTCCTCGTCCAGGCCGGCCCCGACGAAGCCGCCGTCGTCGAGACCATCCAGAACGCCACCGGCTCGCCGATCGAGGAGGTCGAGCACCTTGTCGAATCCGCCCACGACCTCGGGGCCGCCGTCGTCCTGGTCGATTCTCCCTACTCCCCGGCCGATGTCGGCGACCTTTACCGACGCCTCCAGGCCCTCGGGGCCGAGGTCCGCATCGACAACCTCGAATCCTACTCCTGGCCCGAGCCGTATCAGGTTCTGGTCAACCCGCTCAGCATCGACCTCACGGCAATCAATACGTTCATCCTCATCTGCTCCTCGGTCACGATGGTCCTGGCCCTCGCCGCCATCCAGCGTGGCGATAAAGTTCGCCTCTCCCTCTGGCTGTTGGCGACCATCCTGATCGGCTCAACCTTCCTGAGCATTCAGATTTACGAATATTACCAGTTGATGGTCGGCCACCAGTATTCGGTCGGCGTCAGCGAGACCGGGCATTTCCGCCCCTCGGTCAGCCTTTTTGCATCTGCCTTCTTCACCATGACCGGCTTCCACGGAGCCCACGTCACCGGAGGCGTGATCGCCCTGACGATCATCTGGCTCCGCTCCCTCTTTGGCGGCTACACTCAGCAAAACCACGCGCCGGTCGAGCTGGCCGGGCTGTACTGGCACTTCGTCGACCTCGTCTGGATCATCCTGTTCACGGTCGTTTACCTGATCTGACGGAATTCCGCCGAGGCCAATCGGGCCGATCCCGCGCACCGTGCTTGATTCTTGATTTCGGAGGAAAGGCCCGCATGGACCCGACCGGAACCCCCTCGACGATCGTCGTCAGCCAGACCGAGCAGACCTCTCACGTCAAGGTCTACCTGCGCGTCTTTCTCGCCTTGCTCGTGCTGACGATGGCCGAGTACTTCTACGCCAAGGCACTTGCCGGCGCATCGGCCTGGCTCCTGATCGGCGGCCTCATGGTCATTGCCATCGTCAAGGCCGGGCTGGTCGGCCTGTTCTTCATGCACCTTTTATTCGAAGGACGTTGGAAGTACCTCGTCCTCCTCCCGACGACCTTCCTGGCCACCGTTACCGTTCTGGGCCTGGTCCCCGACATGGCCTTGCCCCCCGGCGAGCCCGACCCCAACCCCGCCGCGCCGATCGCCGCCAGTCCCGAGCAACCCTGACCGCCCTGCCGACCGATCCTCCCTCCCGCCCTCGCCGCGCCTCGTACAATACTCCCGGAGCGGCGAAGGGACGTCCCTCCCCCCCATGTGCCGGCCTCGCGTTGCTCCTTGGTTTCGCCCCACGACCGCCCTCAACACCCACTGGGCTCGCCTCCGCGAGCATCCTGACGTGAGCAGCTCCTACCGCATCGGCATTGGCATTGTGCTGGCGACGGTCGCCGCCTCCGCCCTCGTCTGTTTCGTCCTGACCGACCCGTACCCGCCGATTCGGTCCGGCTACGATCTCGGCGAGGCGTCCAATCCCCTCGGCTCCTTCGCCTTCACCGAACGCTCCGGACGCGAAGTCACCGACGCCGACCTGGCCGACCACGTCTGGGTGGCCGCCTTCGTCTTCAGCCGATGTCCGTCGAGCTGCCCCCGGATCTCGGGCGAAATGGCCAAACTTCAGGC
It encodes the following:
- a CDS encoding cytochrome c oxidase subunit I, with protein sequence MSTDPQDLGPTDQPAPSSADAVSPGPDSGHAPGLIPSSGHAPGHDEHIHPAPRNPLFRYVFSTDHKIIGIQFLFSGLIFFVIGGLLALAIRWQLAWPWADMPHLSDALWSSQGGMMPPEFYNKLVTMHGTIMIFFVIIPILTGAFGNFLIPLMIGARDMAFPTLNMLSYWFMWPAFVLILYSFAVPGGASEAGWTGYPPLASFFWSTPGSLNGQTIWLMALLFAGVSSLMGSINYITTILMLRAPGMTLFRMPMTVWAMFVTALLQAFALPVLTSALIMQLLDRTVGTNFFTPPDWSVAGGPERVGGGHPLLWQHLFWFYSHPAVYVMILPAMGIVSDIISTFSRKPLFGYKPMVFAVGGIALLGFIVWGHHMFQSGMNPALGATFMLSTMLIALPSAIKTFNWLGTMWGGSIHFTSAMLNAIAFVAMFVIGGLSGIFMAATPTDIHIHDTYFIVAHIHYVLFGGSTFGIFAALFYWFPKMFGRMMNETLGKIHFVLSFLFFNGTFFPMHIVGMHAQPRRYADYTGYELFNNDAIIGMNQFMTICAIGLGLAQLILVYNFFASLIAGRKATANPWYANSLEWQTASPPPHYNFARIPTVYHPAYEYSLPEFEADYLPQTEPRPSESEPLDSVMA
- a CDS encoding COX15/CtaA family protein; protein product: MDPSNDASRSPASPTGPTPYQAGPYWVALLATAVTWPLLFVGGLVTTYRVGMAVPDWPTTFGINMFLYNFWTSSWGVYIEHAHRLLGSFAGIGCIILAFWFTGAAGWRTWRAAGVAVAGAVALAAALIGLAGTESFLAVIIALGIAGSLLSLWYAAVERKGLPALGWLALTAVILQGALGGYRVRLNSTDLAAVHGCTGQAFFALMVALCVITGRRWRSAEPKLPDTLHLRGLTFGVAVLVYTQIVAGALLRHRSLGLEVHSTLAVVVLLAVVAISWMVLKRRAVYPGLAPSARAMIALVVVQVTLGIASWWVLRPFDGIPRPVTRGQAVVRTAHQANGALLLAASTVLALRASRQFRSARTSESSLTPTAPASRDLEAAIR
- the cyoE gene encoding heme o synthase codes for the protein MNTATPIAPPASDARPRPVPVEVTRDRGVSAAATPRAIDDYIALTKPKIVFLVLVTVTVGYLLGARGGSSPLWLAATLLGTALVAAGGSVWNQVIERSRDARMRRTARRPLPSGRIGLNPAALFGSVLTLLGLVILALGPHPIAAAVAGVTFVLYAFVYTLLKPVTTLNTAIGAVPGALPPVIGWAAATGQLSIEAWALFLIVFLWQFPHFLAIAWIYRDDYARGGHRMLPCVDPFGVLTARQAVGHALVLVPVGLLPVAIGLAGPFYFVGALLLGLYYLAGAVRFWQHVSDATARRLLGASFLYLPAILLLLLLNPLPA
- a CDS encoding cytochrome c oxidase subunit 3, encoding MAETPPFGEEPTGAPHDHEHPSAGHSGHPSPPPATPGKVALWLFLATEVMFFTGLIGSYVVLRAGSPPASYSNLFAPETDLTNRQDAQGVVLVQAGPDEAAVVETIQNATGSPIEEVEHLVESAHDLGAAVVLVDSPYSPADVGDLYRRLQALGAEVRIDNLESYSWPEPYQVLVNPLSIDLTAINTFILICSSVTMVLALAAIQRGDKVRLSLWLLATILIGSTFLSIQIYEYYQLMVGHQYSVGVSETGHFRPSVSLFASAFFTMTGFHGAHVTGGVIALTIIWLRSLFGGYTQQNHAPVELAGLYWHFVDLVWIILFTVVYLI
- a CDS encoding cytochrome C oxidase subunit IV family protein → MDPTGTPSTIVVSQTEQTSHVKVYLRVFLALLVLTMAEYFYAKALAGASAWLLIGGLMVIAIVKAGLVGLFFMHLLFEGRWKYLVLLPTTFLATVTVLGLVPDMALPPGEPDPNPAAPIAASPEQP